Within Streptomyces sp. SS1-1, the genomic segment ACACGTCGGGCCCAGTGCCGTCTGGGACGTCCTGGAGGACGGCAGCCGGTACGCGGAATGGGTCGTGGGCACCGCACGGTCCGAACCCGTCCGCGGACAGTGGCCGCAGGAGGGCGCGGCGATCCGCTACGAGATCAGGATCGGCCCGGCCCGGCTGTCCAACGAGACGGTCGTGCGCCGGTACGAGGAGGGCCGCCTGCTGGAGCTGGAGGCCAAGGCGGGCCCGCTGGGCACGGCCCGCATCTCGGTCGAGGTCCGCCCATGGGGTGAGAAGACCCTGGTCATCGTGGACGAGCACCCCCTCCAGGGAGCCGGCGGCATGCTGCACAACGCCGGCTTCGAGGCGCTGATCCAGCTCCGGCACCGCACCATGCTGGCCCGCCTCGCGCGGATCTGCGAGGGCGAGGCGACCCCGGACGAGCGGCCGGACCGGCAGGACACCGCCGGCCCGGCGGAGGCGTACGGGGCCGGG encodes:
- a CDS encoding SRPBCC family protein, with product MAVRHRLIHVGPSAVWDVLEDGSRYAEWVVGTARSEPVRGQWPQEGAAIRYEIRIGPARLSNETVVRRYEEGRLLELEAKAGPLGTARISVEVRPWGEKTLVIVDEHPLQGAGGMLHNAGFEALIQLRHRTMLARLARICEGEATPDERPDRQDTAGPAEAYGAGHA